The Caulifigura coniformis genome includes a region encoding these proteins:
- a CDS encoding serine/threonine-protein kinase: MSHPPAIGPYRVLRQLGEGGMGVVYLAEDPAGKQLALKVPTPMLLLEPTYVRRLYREALAAAQIDHPGIARIFDVQQDRDRYYLVMAYITGRTLAETLDGGRRYSIPDSLALVSALARIVQVAHDAGIIHRDLKPGNIMLAPDGEPIVMDFGMARSINATDSLLTPTGAVAGTPGYMAPEQITADPADIGPACDIYALGVLLYELLTNSVPFSGNLATLLGSIVADPPTPLRRHLPDLPPALESACLKAMEKEPAKRYRSALEFAQTLDSLNAPA; encoded by the coding sequence ATGTCGCATCCGCCTGCCATCGGCCCCTATCGCGTCCTCCGCCAGCTCGGCGAAGGAGGCATGGGCGTCGTCTACCTCGCTGAGGACCCGGCCGGGAAACAGCTGGCGCTCAAGGTTCCGACGCCGATGCTCCTGCTGGAGCCGACGTACGTGCGGCGACTGTATCGCGAAGCCCTCGCGGCCGCCCAGATCGACCATCCCGGCATCGCCCGCATTTTCGACGTCCAACAGGACCGGGACCGGTATTACCTGGTGATGGCTTACATCACCGGCCGGACGCTGGCCGAGACGCTCGACGGCGGCCGCCGCTATTCCATCCCGGACAGCCTGGCGCTCGTCAGCGCGCTGGCGCGCATCGTCCAGGTCGCGCATGACGCCGGAATCATTCATCGCGACCTGAAGCCCGGAAACATCATGCTGGCGCCCGACGGTGAGCCGATCGTCATGGACTTCGGCATGGCGCGGAGCATCAACGCGACCGACTCATTGCTGACTCCGACGGGGGCCGTGGCCGGAACGCCGGGATACATGGCGCCCGAACAGATCACGGCGGATCCCGCGGACATCGGGCCCGCCTGCGACATCTACGCCCTCGGAGTGCTGCTCTACGAACTGCTGACCAACTCCGTCCCCTTCAGCGGCAACCTTGCGACGCTCCTCGGCAGCATCGTCGCCGATCCGCCGACTCCGCTCCGGAGGCACTTGCCTGATCTTCCTCCGGCCCTTGAGTCCGCCTGCCTGAAGGCGATGGAGAAAGAGCCGGCGAAGCGTTATCGCAGCGCGCTGGAGTTCGCGCAGACGCTTGATTCGCTGAACGCTCCGGCCTGA
- a CDS encoding ATP-binding protein, translating to MSLLVVQGPDQGSRFELADAVVGIGRGTRNVICLTDSEVSRDHAHLIRDGEAWTIRDLGSSNGTFVNGQGAETRKLKPGDHIQLGRTILVLSANGEPPPRPQNVEFVDNGDQPDATRIVGSMGHEPDAMLGRALADWTVSRRAAANLRILYQIGEEIARPCPRLEELLQKLLEITLPAVGADRACMLVADAKTDRIEPRVVVRRPGLPASERFPVSRSIVQYVIQNGVAVRTSDARHDDRFNSAESILQSGIREALCAPMFGRFELLGVLYVDITTSGPEWSARSGAARFDDDHLALLAAVARQAASAVESFRYRQALIESERLAAIGHTTAVLSHHIKNILQGIRGGSYLIDLGLKDTNTTMIQKGWQIVERNQDRIYRLVMDMLTYSKERDPVLAPDQLNTQVADVCDLMQKQAEETGVALIRNFSPDVPVSDFDSEAIHRAALNLVVNALEAVDGVESPRVCVTTQFDREAEQLILEVADNGPGVAPEDRDRIFRAFESNKGSHGTGLGLAVSRKIMLEHGGDLTVRPGPNGGSVFRMAWPKMNGHSRPEQAAPTIH from the coding sequence ATGTCGCTGCTCGTCGTGCAGGGGCCCGACCAGGGATCGCGATTTGAACTGGCGGATGCGGTCGTCGGCATCGGCCGGGGGACCCGGAACGTCATCTGCCTGACGGATTCGGAAGTTTCCCGCGATCATGCCCACCTCATTCGTGACGGCGAGGCCTGGACGATCCGCGACCTGGGGAGTTCGAACGGCACGTTCGTCAACGGGCAGGGAGCGGAAACCCGGAAGCTGAAACCGGGCGATCATATTCAGCTGGGCCGGACGATCCTCGTGCTCTCGGCCAACGGCGAACCTCCGCCGCGCCCCCAGAACGTCGAGTTCGTCGACAACGGGGACCAGCCTGACGCCACCCGCATTGTCGGCTCGATGGGGCACGAGCCTGACGCCATGCTTGGACGGGCGCTGGCCGACTGGACCGTCTCCCGCCGCGCTGCGGCCAACCTGCGCATCCTCTACCAGATCGGCGAGGAGATCGCCCGGCCGTGTCCGCGGCTCGAGGAACTGCTTCAGAAGCTGCTCGAGATCACTCTCCCGGCGGTCGGCGCCGATCGCGCATGCATGCTGGTCGCGGACGCGAAAACCGATCGCATCGAACCGCGCGTCGTCGTCCGTCGTCCCGGCCTGCCCGCCTCAGAACGATTCCCTGTTTCGCGCAGCATTGTCCAGTACGTGATTCAGAATGGCGTCGCGGTCCGCACGTCGGACGCCCGTCACGACGACCGGTTCAACTCGGCAGAGAGCATCCTGCAGAGCGGAATCCGCGAGGCGCTGTGCGCGCCGATGTTCGGCCGCTTCGAACTGCTCGGCGTGCTGTACGTCGACATCACGACGTCGGGGCCCGAGTGGTCGGCCCGGAGCGGGGCGGCACGTTTCGACGACGATCACCTCGCGCTGCTGGCAGCTGTCGCCCGCCAGGCGGCTTCGGCCGTGGAAAGTTTTCGCTACCGCCAGGCGCTGATCGAATCGGAACGACTCGCGGCGATCGGCCACACCACGGCCGTTCTCAGCCATCACATCAAGAACATCCTGCAGGGGATCCGCGGCGGAAGCTACCTGATCGACCTGGGGCTGAAGGACACGAATACGACGATGATCCAGAAGGGCTGGCAGATCGTCGAACGCAACCAGGACCGGATCTACCGCCTCGTGATGGACATGCTGACCTACAGCAAGGAACGGGACCCTGTTCTTGCGCCGGACCAGCTGAATACGCAGGTCGCCGATGTCTGCGATCTGATGCAGAAGCAGGCGGAGGAAACGGGAGTGGCGCTGATTCGCAATTTCTCTCCAGACGTTCCCGTGAGTGATTTCGACAGCGAGGCGATCCACCGCGCGGCGCTGAACCTGGTGGTCAATGCACTGGAAGCGGTCGACGGCGTCGAATCGCCGAGAGTCTGCGTCACCACGCAGTTTGACCGCGAGGCCGAGCAGCTGATCCTGGAAGTCGCCGACAACGGGCCTGGCGTTGCCCCCGAAGATCGGGACCGGATTTTCAGGGCGTTCGAATCGAACAAAGGGTCGCACGGCACGGGACTGGGCCTCGCCGTGAGCCGCAAGATCATGCTCGAGCATGGCGGAGATCTGACGGTGCGTCCCGGCCCGAATGGCGGAAGCGTTTTCCGCATGGCGTGGCCGAAGATGAACGGCCATTCCCGTCCCGAGCAGGCCGCGCCAACGATCCATTAG
- the glgA gene encoding glycogen synthase GlgA: protein MRIVFASSEAVPFSKTGGLADVAAGLTKALAAAGHHVTLITPHYPRLFPPELPRLPTKATVQVPLGANRVTGHLLRSEFPDSNVDVVLIDQQEFFNRGSLYVEGGRDYPDNAERFLFFSRAVMEAIHRLNLAPDVIHANDWQTGLVTALVAQEYRRLPGCEQTANIFTIHNMAFQGRFHRDLMALTGIDWRHFNYHEMESYGDLNLLKTGIVFSDVVTTVSPTYANEITRAEFGYGLENTLGVKFDRLVGVLNGVDTTEWNPKIDPFLDTCYTASTVEAGKAACKAALQKELGLNADPDALLFGMVSRMADQKGFDLIAARIEDILKANVQFAFLGTGERRYEDLVTRLAQENPGRISASLVFSEGLAHRIEAGADAYLMPSRFEPCGLNQQYSLLYGTVPIVHRTGGLADTVVDARPETVANGTANGFVFDSYDPNSFLTSVWQCVGCFQHDKAQWRQLIQNGMREDRSWKRSAAEYAAIYERAIGWLK from the coding sequence ATGCGAATCGTTTTTGCCAGCTCTGAAGCCGTTCCCTTCTCGAAAACCGGGGGGCTCGCCGACGTCGCAGCCGGGCTCACCAAGGCGCTCGCGGCGGCCGGTCATCATGTCACGCTGATCACGCCGCACTATCCCCGCCTGTTTCCGCCCGAACTCCCGCGCCTGCCGACCAAGGCGACCGTGCAGGTCCCTCTCGGCGCCAATCGCGTCACCGGACACCTGCTCCGCAGTGAGTTTCCGGACTCGAACGTCGACGTCGTCCTGATCGACCAGCAGGAGTTCTTCAACCGCGGCAGCCTGTATGTCGAGGGGGGACGCGACTACCCGGACAATGCCGAGCGGTTCCTCTTTTTCAGCCGCGCGGTGATGGAGGCGATTCATCGCCTCAATCTCGCCCCCGATGTCATTCATGCCAACGACTGGCAGACCGGCCTCGTGACGGCGCTCGTCGCGCAGGAATACCGACGACTCCCCGGCTGCGAACAGACGGCCAATATTTTCACGATCCACAACATGGCGTTCCAGGGACGGTTCCATCGGGATCTGATGGCGCTGACTGGAATCGACTGGCGTCATTTCAACTATCACGAGATGGAGTCGTATGGCGATCTCAACCTCCTGAAGACAGGCATCGTGTTTTCCGATGTCGTGACGACCGTCAGTCCGACCTACGCGAACGAGATCACTCGGGCCGAGTTTGGATACGGGCTCGAGAACACGCTGGGAGTGAAGTTCGACCGTCTCGTCGGAGTGTTGAACGGAGTCGATACGACGGAGTGGAATCCGAAGATCGATCCGTTCCTCGACACCTGCTATACGGCCTCGACGGTGGAAGCGGGGAAGGCAGCCTGCAAGGCGGCCCTTCAGAAAGAATTGGGACTGAACGCCGATCCCGACGCCCTGCTGTTTGGAATGGTCTCGCGGATGGCGGACCAGAAGGGGTTCGACCTCATCGCGGCCCGCATCGAGGACATCCTGAAGGCGAACGTGCAGTTCGCGTTTCTCGGGACGGGCGAACGACGCTACGAAGATCTCGTGACTCGGCTGGCCCAGGAGAATCCGGGCCGCATTTCCGCGTCGCTGGTGTTCAGCGAAGGGCTGGCCCATCGCATCGAAGCCGGGGCCGACGCCTACCTGATGCCGAGCCGGTTCGAGCCCTGCGGACTGAACCAGCAGTACAGCCTCCTGTATGGAACGGTCCCCATCGTCCATCGCACCGGAGGTCTGGCCGATACCGTCGTCGACGCGCGGCCCGAGACTGTCGCCAACGGCACGGCCAACGGATTCGTCTTCGACAGCTATGACCCCAACAGCTTCCTCACCTCCGTCTGGCAATGCGTCGGCTGCTTCCAGCACGACAAGGCCCAGTGGAGGCAGCTGATCCAGAACGGAATGCGCGAAGACCGCTCCTGGAAACGGAGCGCGGCCGAGTACGCGGCCATCTACGAACGGGCGATCGGCTGGCTGAAGTAG
- a CDS encoding FkbM family methyltransferase has translation MPILRSLRNAIRGRTQRFVVRRRYGVDHPSVVTLPGSPHPIHIDPADSRAWKILVMAPLFGRLARNQTFWRQGCSRLTPSLALDIGLNFGECLFAADYDIRTELHAYEANPRLREYVTRSLAAHPARNQMRLHFGLVSDRPGPAATFYIDQRWSGGSSAIAGLKPEERDRYQPVQVPVLSVDSTLANSAANRPGGTLVFKIDVEGYEFRVLEGMQTTLSAPRWSLGLIEFDTALLKKAGESLEGYFAFLQERFEVYAFVRDCRAIRARTWNELRALFRKPEFHTDLLLASGEADEALVGFLNEWTTDNRARQIRRAA, from the coding sequence ATGCCGATTCTTCGCAGTTTGCGCAATGCGATTCGTGGTCGGACCCAGCGTTTCGTCGTCCGGCGCCGATACGGCGTCGATCATCCCAGCGTGGTGACGCTGCCCGGCTCACCCCATCCCATTCACATTGACCCGGCCGACAGCCGAGCCTGGAAGATCCTCGTCATGGCGCCGCTGTTCGGTCGTCTCGCGCGGAACCAGACCTTCTGGCGGCAAGGCTGCAGCCGTCTGACCCCCAGTCTCGCGCTCGACATCGGCCTGAACTTTGGCGAGTGCCTCTTCGCGGCCGACTATGACATCCGCACGGAACTGCATGCCTATGAAGCCAACCCACGGCTGCGGGAGTATGTGACCCGATCCCTGGCCGCGCATCCCGCGCGAAACCAGATGCGGCTGCATTTCGGACTGGTCTCCGACAGGCCCGGACCGGCCGCAACGTTCTATATCGACCAGCGCTGGAGCGGTGGATCGTCGGCCATAGCCGGATTGAAGCCCGAAGAAAGAGATCGCTATCAGCCGGTCCAGGTTCCTGTTCTGTCGGTCGATTCGACGCTGGCGAACAGTGCTGCGAATCGACCGGGCGGGACGCTGGTCTTCAAGATCGATGTGGAGGGCTACGAGTTTCGGGTGCTGGAGGGAATGCAGACGACCCTGAGCGCTCCGAGGTGGTCGCTTGGGCTGATTGAATTCGATACCGCTCTGCTGAAGAAGGCGGGAGAATCGCTGGAGGGCTATTTCGCATTCCTGCAGGAGCGTTTTGAGGTCTACGCCTTCGTACGCGACTGCCGGGCGATACGCGCCCGCACCTGGAACGAACTGCGAGCTCTCTTCCGGAAGCCCGAGTTTCACACCGACCTGCTTCTAGCGTCAGGAGAGGCCGATGAAGCGCTGGTCGGATTCCTGAACGAATGGACCACGGACAACCGGGCACGGCAGATCCGGCGGGCCGCTTAA